A genome region from Cucumis sativus cultivar 9930 chromosome 4, Cucumber_9930_V3, whole genome shotgun sequence includes the following:
- the LOC101208346 gene encoding cation/H(+) antiporter 18: MMVVNTTMVGSGCPAEMKATSNGVFQGDNPLDFALPLAIFQICLVVLLTRLLGFLLRPLREPRVIAEIVGGILLGPSAVGRSQGFLRRVFPEKSLTVLDTLANMGLLFFLFLVGLELDPKSLRRTGKGAMGIAMAGITLPLLLGIGTSYVLRSTISKGVNGPPFLIFIAVALSITAFPVLARILAELKLLTTNLGRIAMSAAAVNDVAAWILLALAIALSGTPRSPLVSLWVFLCSSVFVLFCFFTLPPAFRWISHRSSKGEPVSELYICATLSTVLAAGFITDLIGIHALFGAFVVGVLVPKEGPLAGALVEKVEDLVSSLFLPLYFVSSGLKTNITTIQGIQSWGLLILVIFTACFGKIIGTILMALFCKMPIQESIALGFLMNTKGLVELIVLNIGKDRKVLNDQTFAILVLMAVITTFFTTPIVMAVYKPAKRKSKSEYINRTIEREEPNSELRILACFHSVNNIPSILNLIEVSRGMEGKEGCGSELCVYAMHLMELTERSSAIVMVHRARKNGRPFWNKGGKSSCDEIGVAFKAFEQLSRVSIRPMTAISRLSDMHEDVCNRAERKRAAIIILPFHKHQRFDGHLEATRGDFQSVNQKVLQQSPCSVGILVDRGFGGGSHISSTNISSTITIFFFGGCDDREALAFGRRMSQHSKTTLNIVHFIFTSNVNNAESTMVEMNKDDTKSSAVIDERVLMEFNGKKTNEMSIRYEERVVSSFSNVIEVIREFSRCNLILVGQKPEGEVVKNLVEYFKINVECPELGPVGNLLISKELSISASILVLQQFRENVFT, from the exons ATGATGGTGGTGAATACGACGATGGTGGGAAGTGGGTGCCCGGCGGAGATGAAAGCGACGTCGAACGGTGTATTTCAAGGCGATAATCCACTTGATTTTGCTCTTCCTTTGGCCATTTTTCAGATATGTTTGGTTGTTCTTCTTACTCGTCTTCTTGGTTTTCTTCTCCGTCCACTTAGAGAGCCTCGGGTCATTGCCGAGATTGTT GGGGGGATCTTGCTTGGGCCATCAGCGGTGGGTCGGAGTCAGGGATTTCTTCGAAGAGTGTTCCCGGAAAAAAGCCTAACAGTGTTGGACACATTAGCCAATATGGgtcttttgttctttctttttctagtcGGACTTGAGTTAGATCCCAAATCTCTCCGTCGTACCGGAAAAGGCGCAATGGGCATAGCCATGGCCGGAATCACTCTCCCTTTACTCCTCGGCATTGGCACTTCCTACGTCCTCCGTTCCACCATCTCCAAAGGCGTCAACGGTCCTCCCTTTCTCATCTTCATCGCCGTTGCTCTCTCCATCACCGCTTTCCCTGTTCTCGCTCGTATCCTTGCTGAACTCAAGCTTTTAACAACCAACCTCGGCCGTATCGCGATGTCCGCCGCCGCCGTCAATGACGTCGCTGCCTGGATCCTCCTCGCCCTCGCCATTGCCCTTTCCGGTACTCCTCGTTCCCCTCTTGTCTCCCTCTGGGTTTTCCTCTGTTCCTCTGTTTTTGTCCTGTTTTGCTTCTTCACTCTCCCGCCGGCCTTCCGATGGATCTCCCACCGTTCCTCCAAAGGCGAGCCCGTAAGTGAACTTTACATTTGCGCTACTTTATCCACCGTCTTAGCCGCTGGATTCATCACTGATTTAATCGGAATCCATGCTCTGTTCGGCGCTTTTGTCGTCGGCGTTCTCGTTCCAAAAGAAGGTCCACTCGCCGGAGCACTCGTCGAAAAAGTTGAAGATCTTGTTTCGAGTCTTTTCCTCCCTCTCTATTTCGTTTCAAGCGGATTGAAAACCAACATTACTACAATTCAAGGAATACAATCATGGGGTTTGCTCATCCTCGTAATTTTCACCGCATGTTTCGGTAAAATCATCGGAACGATCTTGATGGCACTCTTTTGCAAGATGCCAATACAAGAATCAATTGCTTTAGGATTCTTAATGAACACGAAAGGGTTGGTGGAATTAATCGTTTTAAACATCGGCAAAGACAGAAAAGTTTTGAATGACCAAACCTTTGCAATTCTTGTTCTAATGGCTGTCATCACAACCTTCTTCACAACCCCAATTGTAATGGCGGTTTATAAGCCagcaaaaagaaagagcaAATCAGAATACATAAACAGAACAATCGAACGAGAAGAACCCAATTCAGAGCTGAGGATTTTGGCTTGTTTTCACTCTGTTAATAACATTCCTtccattttgaatttgattgagGTGAGTCGTGGGATGGAGGGAAAAGAAGGTTGTGGAAGTGAACTTTGTGTTTATGCAATGCATTTGATGGAGCTGACAGAGAGATCGTCCGCCATTGTTATGGTCCATCGAGCTAGAAAAAATGGGAGACCGTTTTGGAATAAAGGAGGGAAGTCGAGTTGTGATGAAATTGGTGTGGCGTTTAAGGCTTTTGAACAGCTTAGTCGAGTGTCTATACGTCCAATGACTGCCATTTCTCGACTTTCGGATATGCACGAAGATGTGTGCAATAGAGCAGAGCGGAAACGGGCCGCCATTATCATTCTCCCTTTCCATAAACACCAAAG ATTTGATGGACATTTAGAAGCAACACGAGGTGATTTCCAATCGGTCAATCAAAAAGTTCTACAACAATCACCATGTTCCGTCGGAATCCTAGTTGACAGAGGATTTGGAGGTGGTTCTCACATCTCCTCCACCAACATCTCTTCCACCAtaaccatcttcttcttcggCGGCTGCGACGACCGTGAAGCTCTAGCCTTCGGACGGAGAATGTCACAACATTCTAAAACAACCTTAAACATtgttcatttcattttcacctCCAACGTGAATAATGCAGAATCTACTATGGTTGAAATGAACAAAGACGACACTAAAAGTTCTGCAGTCATAGATGAAAGGGTGTTGATGGAGTTTAATGGGAAGAAAACAAACGAGATGTCGATTAGATATGAAGAGAGAGTAGTGAGCAGTTTTAGCAATGTTATTGAAGTAATAAGGGAATTTAGTAGATGTAATTTAATATTGGTGGGTCAAAAGCCAGAAGGGGAAGTAGTGAAGAATCTTGTTGAATATTTCAAGATCAATGTGGAATGCCCTGAGTTAGGTCCTGTTGGAAACTTATTGATATCAAAAGAGTTATCAATATCAGCTTCAATCTTGGTGCTGCAACAGTTTCGTGAGAATGTATTTACCTAA
- the LOC101206406 gene encoding multiple RNA-binding domain-containing protein 1, with protein sequence MMDSTSRICVKNLPKYIDDNRLRTLFSEKGEITDVKLMRTKDGKSRQFAFIGFRTEHEAQEAIRYFNKSFINTHRIACESAWKVGDPKIPRPWSKHSKAKKGSKDGMEVEDDKNSNFLGSKEEGDDLKLSIQDDDPKIQEFLQVTQPRINSKLWANDILVASDADQNRKGKEKPSQMKKMDRKRSELVNTDEDEAQEMQTSLHKNRGMKNWSDSESSDNDNINEDAKNEGESIKKKLEKKNVQMVNSKSPLEIKAREEDHSDHCDDVADVHHMEKSSSTLEDKKDEMLESGRLFVRNLPYATTEEELEEHFQKYGTVSEVHLVVDKDTRRSKGLAYIHYTLPESAKRALEELDNSIFQGRLLHVMPAELKKTLEKPEANILEGQRSKSFQKKREEERKTSEASGNTRAWNSLFMRPDTVVENIARKYGVSKGELLDREADDLAVRVALGETQVVAETKKALTNAGVNVASLEEFASGKADGHKRSNHILLVKNLPYGSSQGELANMFGKFGSVDKIILPSTKILALVIFLEPSVARAAFKGLAYKRYKDAPLYLEWAPDNILSQKPMAGNVEDEKVGEGDTRRVMLEQAVEGIPDVDLDPDRVESRSLFVKNLNFKTTDESLRNHFSEHMKEGKILSAKVKKHVKKGQHVSMGFGFLEFDSVETSTSVCSNLQGTVLDGHALILQMCNVKKDDQGKRKVDKEQSSTKLLVRNVAFEATGKDLRQLFSPYGQIKSLRLPMKFGKHRGFAFVEFVTKQEAQNAFQALSNTHLYGRHLVLERAKEGESLEELRARTAAQFSNDQDPIVSKKRKQMADFDEDRMKLQRTD encoded by the exons ATGATGGATTCGAC GTCTAGGATATGTGTGAAGAATTTGCCTAAGTACATTGATGATAATCGCCTTCGTACATTGTTCTCTGAAAAAGGAGAGATTACAGATGTTAAGCTTATGCGGACCAA gGATGGGAAAAGCAGACAATTTGCTTTCATTGGTTTTCGCACGGAACATGAAGCTCAAGAAGCAATACGATACTTCAACAAATCTTTTATCAATACTCATAGGATTGCTTGTGAG AGTGCATGGAAAGTTGGGGATCCAAAAATTCCCCGACCTTGGAGTAAACATTCTAAAGCAAAAAAAGGCTCTAAAGATGGGATGGAAGTAGAAGATgacaaaaattcaaactttttggGGTCTAAAGAAGAGGGAGATGACCTTAAATTGAGTATTCAAGATGATGATCCTAAAATTCAAGAGTTTCTTCAAGTGACACAACCTCGgattaattcaaaattgtgGGCAAATGACATATTGGTGGCTTCAGATGCTGATCAAaacagaaaaggaaaggagaaaCCCAgtcaaatgaaaaagatggaCAGAAAAAGATCGGAGTTGGTGAATACTGATGAGGATGAAGCTCAGGAAATGCAAACTTCATTGCATAAAAACAGGGGGATGAAAAATTGGTCAGATTCAGAGTCCAGTGACAACGACAATATCAATGAGGATGCTAAAAATGAGGGTGAAtctataaagaaaaagttggagaaaaagaatgtTCAGATGGTAAATTCCAAGTCACCACTAGAAATAAAGGCCAGAGAAGAGGACCATTCCGATCACTGTGATGATGTCGCAGATGTACATCACATGGAGAAGTCCTCATCAACTCTGGAAGATAAGAAAGATGAAATGCTGGAGAGTGGCCGACTCTTTGTTCGTAATCTTCCATATGCAACAAC TGAAGAAGAGTTAGAAGAGCACTTCCAAAAATATGGCACGGTCTCAGAGGTGCACCTTGTAGTTGATAAAGATACAAGACGATCTAAAGGACTTGCTTATATACATTACACTCTTCCAGAATCTGCAAAAAG GGCACTCGAAGAATTGGACAACTCAATATTCCAAGGGCGATTATTGCATGTCATGCCTGctgaactaaaaaaaacactCGAGAAACCGGA GGCAAATATTTTAGAGGGCCAAAGATCAAAATCCTTccagaaaaagagagaggaagagagaaaaacatcTGAAGCTAGTGGCAATACAAGAGCATGGAATAGTTTATTCATGCGGCCTGATACT gttgttgaaaatattgcTAGAAAATACGGTGTTAGTAAGGGGGAGTTACTGGACAGGGAGGCTGATGACCTTGCTGTACGAGTTGCTTTGGGTGAAACTCAAGTTGTTGCAGAGACAAAGAAGGCTCTCACAAATGCTGGAGTTAATGTTGCTTCTTTAGAGGAATTTGCCTCTGGAAAAGCTGATGGACACAAAAGAAGCAATCATATCCTTCTTGTGAAAAACTTGCCTTATGGTTCTTCTCAAGGAGAACTTGCAAATATGTTTGGAAAATTTGGGAGTGTGGATAAAATCATTCTTCCATCAACAAAGATATTGGCTTTG GTTATTTTTCTTGAGCCGTCTGTGGCCCGTGCTGCATTTAAAGGATTAGCATACAAGCGTTACAA GGATGCTCCACTTTATTTGGAATGGGCTCCTGACAATATTCTTAGTCAAAAGCCAATGGCTGGCAATGTGGAGGACGAGAAAGTTGGTGAAGGTGATACTAGGAGAGTGATGTTGGAGCAGGCAGTGGAAGGAATACCAGATGTTGATTTGGACCCTGATAGGGTTGAG TCACGATCTCTTTTCGTCAAGAACCTCAATTTTAAAACGACTGATGAAAGTTTGAGGAACCATTTTAGTGAACAcatgaaagaaggaaaaatattgAGCGCCAAG GTTAAGAAGCATGTAAAAAAGGGACAACATGTCTCGATGGGTTTTggatttttggaatttgattcAGTGGAGACTTCCACTAGTGTCTGCAGTAATTTGCAG GGAACTGTTTTGGATGGCCATGCCCTCATCTTGCAAATGTGTAATGTTAAGAAGGATGAtcaagggaaaagaaaagtagacaAGGAACAGAGTTCGACAAAGTTACTTGTTAGAAATGTGGCATTTGAGGCAACAGGGAAAGATCTAAGACAACTCTTCAGTCCGTATGGGCAG ATTAAAAGCTTAAGACTGCCAATGAAGTTTGGAAAACATAGAGGTTTTGCATTTGTGGAGTTTGTCACAAAGCAGGAGGCTCAAAATGCATTTCAAGCACTTTCAAACACCCATCTGTACGGTCGGCATCTT GTATTAGAGAGAGCAAAGGAAGGCGAGAGCTTGGAAGAATTAAGGGCTCGAACAGCTGCACAGTTTAGCAACGATCAAGATCCAATCGTGTCCAAGAAGAGGAAGCAGATGGCTGACTTTGATGAAGATAGGATGAAGTTGCAAAGAActgattaa
- the LOC101208103 gene encoding uncharacterized protein LOC101208103 isoform X2, whose amino-acid sequence MEGPEESLISVLRRVLVPSILSYSQDISHAIISGEIYGRAILHDVRATGTNAIAPVTYMWRPRNTVFKAIDGTNMSSTKRQLWVWLHASTASEGYDALKFACQKEMDERNTPIDCSSLEGQLAKLEVFGSNASQLLENILHPISRASKNLWQLKKHPIGGLEGNSHLKIFSNHENENYLPSHGIASVTFKDPRMLPNEKIADVQASTSMQNPADSLSTDSRDLEISRSNEILSSSLYSTISESGFLHENKELWDANSGMRAPVEDTVICAARHHMRMDRFCLDEPPAEMAKDLNSLQCSNSCPTLLLNENDESSTLIRWSIILPISWVKAFWIPFTCRGARAIGLRERHWIACEVGLPSFPWDFPDCAAYSQFMSKEATAVDNKVECSTSSCSRSLKVPIPPPWDSVQMTLCKEPDGVEKNGAFTEKNMTHADTSSIVYDANCETAVVGVHDHKFFDGIVARTSSSLFEFLSDIKLEHLPLFPQGREKKARILEFLNKSTVDQCKSSINQFCYTGKSCFLRVILRAYKKGAFEEGAVICAPKSADLSLWTSRSVDEERALQIPESAVKHYFKLKQQSPSMWELQLPEDDVAREYHRWPIGFVTTGFVHGSKKPVAEGLCEATLLARLRVQQWDGMFAKKKEQIYVLVRNLRSSAYRVALATVILEQREDDLEFM is encoded by the exons ATGGAGGGTCCAGAG GAGTCTCTCATATCGGTTCTGAGAAGGGTGTTGGTACCATCCATATTATCTTATTCTCAAGACATTTCCCATGCAATTATTTCTGGTGAAATATATGGTAGAGCAATT CTTCATGATGTCAGAGCCACAGGTACTAATGCAATTGCTCCTGTAACATATATGTGGCGGCCTCGTAATACTGTATTTAAGGCAATAGATGGCACAAATATGTCTTCTACTAAACGCCAACTTTGGGTTTGGCTGCATGCTTCTACCGCTAGTGAAGGATATGATGCTCTAAAATTTGCTTGCCAAAAAGAG ATGGATGAGAGAAATACCCCCATTGATTGTTCTTCGTTAGAAGGCCAGCTTGCAAAATTGGAAGTGTTTGGCTCTAATGCCTCCCAGctacttgaaaatattttgcatCCTATTTCACG TGCTTCAAAGAATCTTTGGCAGTTAAAGAAGCACCCCATCGGGGGTCTGGAAGGTAATtctcatttgaaaatattctcCAATCATGAAAATGAGAATTACCTTCCATCTCATGGAATTGCATCCGTCACATTTAAGGATCCCCGGATGCTACCAAATGAAAAGATTGCAGACGTTCAAGCTTCAACTTCAATGCAGAACCCTGCTGATTCCTTATCTACTGATTCCAGAGATCTAGAAATTTCAAGAAGTAATGAAATCTTATCATCTTCTTTGTATTCAACAATCTCTGAAAGCGGTTTTTTACATGAGAACAAGGAATTGTGGGATGCCAACAGTGGAATGAGGGCCCCTGTAGAAGATACTGTTATTTGTGCAGCAAGACATCATATGCGGATGGATCGCTTTTGCCTTGATGAACCACCTGCAGAGATGGCGAAAGATCTGAACTCATTGCAATGCTCAAACTCTTGCCCCACGTTGCTTTTAAATGAGAATGATGAAAGCAGTACTCTTATAAG ATGGTCAATCATATTGCCTATAAGTTGGGTTAAGGCATTTTGGATCCCTTTTACATGTAGGGGGGCTCGTGCAATTGGTTTGAGAGAGAGACATTGGATTGCATGTGAA GTGGGATTGCCATCCTTTCCTTGGGATTTTCCTGATTGTGCCGCTTACTCACAATTCATGTCAAAAGAAGCCACCGCAGTTGATAACAAAGTCGAATGTTCTACTTCTTCCTGTTCAAGATCTTTAAAGGTACCCATTCCTCCCCCATGGGATAGTGTCCAGATGACTCTTTGCAAGGAACCAGATGGGGTGGAAAAAAATGGAGCTTTTACTGAAAAGAACATGACCCACGCAGATACTTCATCAATTGTTTATGATGCAAATTGTGAAACTGCAGTGGTTGGTGTTCACGATCATAAATTCTTCGACGGAATTGTGGCTCGAACATCCTCTtcattgtttgaatttttgagCGATATAAAACTTGAGCATTTGCCTCTATTTCCTCAAGGACGAGAAAAGAAGGCTAGAATTCTTGAGTTTCTGAACAAAAGCACGGTAGATCAATGCAAAAGTAGTATCAACCAATTTTGTTATACTGGCAAATCATGTTTCCTTAGAGTCATTCTCCGTGCTTATAAGAAAGGTGCGTTTGAAGAGGGAGCTGTTATTTGTGCTCCCAAGTCAGCTGATCTATCTTTGTGGACTTCAAG GTCCGTAGATGAAGAAAGAGCACTCCAAATTCCCGAATCTGCTGTTAAGCACtatttcaaactcaaacaGCAGTCACCCTCAATGTGGGAACTACAACTTCCAGAAGATGATGTTGCTAGGGAATATCACAGGTGGCCCATCGGCTTTGTTACCACTGGATTCGTCCATGGAAG CAAGAAGCCTGTTGCAGAAGGTCTTTGTGAAGCAACCTTACTAGCTCGTCTTCGAGTGCAACAGTGGGACGGTATGTTTGCAAAGAAGAAGGAACAGATATACGTGCTTGTTAGGAACTTGAGATCTTCAGCATACCGAGTTGCTCTTGCTACTGTTATCCTTGAACAGCGGGAAGATGATTTAGAATTTATGTAA
- the LOC101208103 gene encoding ribonucleases P/MRP protein subunit POP1 isoform X1 produces the protein MGEKVINVSGKDRSIPRNLNVHKFVDPRATELEALQSIVLNRMSSDICDQRSKRRRTSSYLNNASRKRKNKKMKLDNTNLNLEKDDKKASRKQRRRVELKMNHGIGFSTSGDGTKRLRTHVWHAKRFTMTRLWGFHLPLGLQGRGKGSRALLKRYNDGVLIHDASYYVPIQMEGPEESLISVLRRVLVPSILSYSQDISHAIISGEIYGRAILHDVRATGTNAIAPVTYMWRPRNTVFKAIDGTNMSSTKRQLWVWLHASTASEGYDALKFACQKEMDERNTPIDCSSLEGQLAKLEVFGSNASQLLENILHPISRASKNLWQLKKHPIGGLEGNSHLKIFSNHENENYLPSHGIASVTFKDPRMLPNEKIADVQASTSMQNPADSLSTDSRDLEISRSNEILSSSLYSTISESGFLHENKELWDANSGMRAPVEDTVICAARHHMRMDRFCLDEPPAEMAKDLNSLQCSNSCPTLLLNENDESSTLIRWSIILPISWVKAFWIPFTCRGARAIGLRERHWIACEVGLPSFPWDFPDCAAYSQFMSKEATAVDNKVECSTSSCSRSLKVPIPPPWDSVQMTLCKEPDGVEKNGAFTEKNMTHADTSSIVYDANCETAVVGVHDHKFFDGIVARTSSSLFEFLSDIKLEHLPLFPQGREKKARILEFLNKSTVDQCKSSINQFCYTGKSCFLRVILRAYKKGAFEEGAVICAPKSADLSLWTSRSVDEERALQIPESAVKHYFKLKQQSPSMWELQLPEDDVAREYHRWPIGFVTTGFVHGSKKPVAEGLCEATLLARLRVQQWDGMFAKKKEQIYVLVRNLRSSAYRVALATVILEQREDDLEFM, from the exons ATGGGGGAGAAAGTCATCAATGTTAGTGGTAAGGACAGATCAATTCCCAGAAATCTTAATGTTCACAAGTTTGTGGACCCTCGAGCAACTGAGCTAGAAGCTCTTCAATCCATTGTTTTGAATCGAATGAGTAGTGATATTTGTGATCAAAGATCAAAGAGGAGAAGAACTTCGTCTTATTTAAATAATGCTTcgaggaaaaggaaaaataagaaaatgaaattggataACACCAATCTGAATTTAGAGAAAGATGACAAGAAGGCTTCTCGAAAACAACGTCGCAGAGTTGAGCTTAAAATGAATCACGGAATTGGCTTTTCTACTTCTGGGGATGGTACCAAAAGACTTAGAACTCATGTCTGGCATGCTAAGCGTTTCACTATGACTAGGCTTTGGGGTTTTCACCTTCCGTTGGGGTTGCAAGGCAG AGGTAAGGGTTCTAGAGCTCTTTTGAAAAGGTACAATGATGGAGTGCTTATACATGATGCTAGTTATTACGTTCCAATCCAGATGGAGGGTCCAGAG GAGTCTCTCATATCGGTTCTGAGAAGGGTGTTGGTACCATCCATATTATCTTATTCTCAAGACATTTCCCATGCAATTATTTCTGGTGAAATATATGGTAGAGCAATT CTTCATGATGTCAGAGCCACAGGTACTAATGCAATTGCTCCTGTAACATATATGTGGCGGCCTCGTAATACTGTATTTAAGGCAATAGATGGCACAAATATGTCTTCTACTAAACGCCAACTTTGGGTTTGGCTGCATGCTTCTACCGCTAGTGAAGGATATGATGCTCTAAAATTTGCTTGCCAAAAAGAG ATGGATGAGAGAAATACCCCCATTGATTGTTCTTCGTTAGAAGGCCAGCTTGCAAAATTGGAAGTGTTTGGCTCTAATGCCTCCCAGctacttgaaaatattttgcatCCTATTTCACG TGCTTCAAAGAATCTTTGGCAGTTAAAGAAGCACCCCATCGGGGGTCTGGAAGGTAATtctcatttgaaaatattctcCAATCATGAAAATGAGAATTACCTTCCATCTCATGGAATTGCATCCGTCACATTTAAGGATCCCCGGATGCTACCAAATGAAAAGATTGCAGACGTTCAAGCTTCAACTTCAATGCAGAACCCTGCTGATTCCTTATCTACTGATTCCAGAGATCTAGAAATTTCAAGAAGTAATGAAATCTTATCATCTTCTTTGTATTCAACAATCTCTGAAAGCGGTTTTTTACATGAGAACAAGGAATTGTGGGATGCCAACAGTGGAATGAGGGCCCCTGTAGAAGATACTGTTATTTGTGCAGCAAGACATCATATGCGGATGGATCGCTTTTGCCTTGATGAACCACCTGCAGAGATGGCGAAAGATCTGAACTCATTGCAATGCTCAAACTCTTGCCCCACGTTGCTTTTAAATGAGAATGATGAAAGCAGTACTCTTATAAG ATGGTCAATCATATTGCCTATAAGTTGGGTTAAGGCATTTTGGATCCCTTTTACATGTAGGGGGGCTCGTGCAATTGGTTTGAGAGAGAGACATTGGATTGCATGTGAA GTGGGATTGCCATCCTTTCCTTGGGATTTTCCTGATTGTGCCGCTTACTCACAATTCATGTCAAAAGAAGCCACCGCAGTTGATAACAAAGTCGAATGTTCTACTTCTTCCTGTTCAAGATCTTTAAAGGTACCCATTCCTCCCCCATGGGATAGTGTCCAGATGACTCTTTGCAAGGAACCAGATGGGGTGGAAAAAAATGGAGCTTTTACTGAAAAGAACATGACCCACGCAGATACTTCATCAATTGTTTATGATGCAAATTGTGAAACTGCAGTGGTTGGTGTTCACGATCATAAATTCTTCGACGGAATTGTGGCTCGAACATCCTCTtcattgtttgaatttttgagCGATATAAAACTTGAGCATTTGCCTCTATTTCCTCAAGGACGAGAAAAGAAGGCTAGAATTCTTGAGTTTCTGAACAAAAGCACGGTAGATCAATGCAAAAGTAGTATCAACCAATTTTGTTATACTGGCAAATCATGTTTCCTTAGAGTCATTCTCCGTGCTTATAAGAAAGGTGCGTTTGAAGAGGGAGCTGTTATTTGTGCTCCCAAGTCAGCTGATCTATCTTTGTGGACTTCAAG GTCCGTAGATGAAGAAAGAGCACTCCAAATTCCCGAATCTGCTGTTAAGCACtatttcaaactcaaacaGCAGTCACCCTCAATGTGGGAACTACAACTTCCAGAAGATGATGTTGCTAGGGAATATCACAGGTGGCCCATCGGCTTTGTTACCACTGGATTCGTCCATGGAAG CAAGAAGCCTGTTGCAGAAGGTCTTTGTGAAGCAACCTTACTAGCTCGTCTTCGAGTGCAACAGTGGGACGGTATGTTTGCAAAGAAGAAGGAACAGATATACGTGCTTGTTAGGAACTTGAGATCTTCAGCATACCGAGTTGCTCTTGCTACTGTTATCCTTGAACAGCGGGAAGATGATTTAGAATTTATGTAA
- the LOC101207860 gene encoding uncharacterized protein LOC101207860: MNKNFMIVLVFSVTFCPFVHSLQGNDSISMDAFLQETAFKTLVRRRPYTGALYRASLPANLSGMEVSVVRLRSRRLWDKGANFSHFGIPSNTLPVPHVRRLVIVYQDFGNWSSSYFKIPGFSLLTPVVGFMVFNATSNTEAKNITKLSITTLENRIEIHFPNLKLPLGKSSNTWCAEFDEDGMFHLIPMGSLEVCYSRKQGYFAVVSKLKRKKKTWYLWVIGFVLGVGVMVVAGYAAMVTIRALKTKKIQIMEKQADGDLVLQSRWVGNSKMPSAAVTRTMPVLENSSFP; the protein is encoded by the coding sequence ATGAACAAGAACTTCATGATCGTACTGGTTTTCTCTGTCACTTTCTGCCCATTTGTTCACTCCTTGCAGGGCAATGACTCCATCTCCATGGATGCCTTTCTTCAAGAAACTGCTTTCAAGACCTTGGTTCGACGCAGGCCATATACGGGGGCTTTGTACCGTGCCAGCCTCCCAGCGAATCTCTCTGGCATGGAGGTCTCTGTCGTACGGCTTAGAAGCCGGAGGCTGTGGGACAAGGGAGCTAATTTCAGTCACTTTGGCATTCCATCAAACACCTTACCGGTGCCCCACGTTAGAAGATTGGTAATAGTGTACCAAGACTTCGGGAACTGGTCTTCTTCCTACTTCAAAATTCCAGGTTTTTCACTCCTAACTCCAGTCGTCGGATTCATGGTTTTCAACGCAACGTCAAACACAGAAGCCAAAAACATCACAAAACTCAGCATCACCACGTTGGAAAACCGCATAGAAATCCACTTCCCAAACCTGAAATTACCCTTAGGAAAATCGTCCAACACGTGGTGTGCAGAATTTGATGAAGATGGTATGTTCCATCTCATACCAATGGGCTCTCTTGAAGTATGTTACTCCAGAAAACAAGGGTATTTTGCAGTGGTTTCAAaattgaagaggaagaagaagacgtGGTATTTGTGGGTGATTGGGTTTGTTTTGGGCGTTGGTGTGATGGTGGTGGCTGGTTATGCAGCCATGGTTACAATCAGAGCTttgaagacgaagaagattCAGATAATGGAGAAACAAGCTGATGGAGATTTGGTTTTACAGAGTAGATGGGTTGGTAACAGCAAAATGCCAAGCGCAGCAGTAACAAGAACAATGCCAGTTCTTGAGAATTCAAGTTTTCCTTAG